The Erigeron canadensis isolate Cc75 chromosome 1, C_canadensis_v1, whole genome shotgun sequence genome segment GCACCACCATGTAACCAATCCACATTTGATAAGGAAGTTCCATAATGCACCTTAGCTGTTCCAAAAAAGCAAAAACATACCTTAGCCGCACATTCTAAACTGAAAGAATGCTCTTTTTGGAAGTCACAAAAGGTTTTAGCATATACTTtgatacatatacatatcatgTATCCAAGATTGACTAACAAGAATACTCTAGCATTGAAAactgaaatactattttgaataaacaaaaatgacAATTTGTATTATTTCACACATCATAAATGAAAATGTGATTATGGCCTTATGGGTAAAgtggacaaaattaaaaaaattacaataaacATAACGGTAATGTCCGTAATTTGAAAATCTGAATGATAGCAACTATAATTAAATGACTTGAAAAATATTGGTGACAATATTGCCTTCAAAAAACATTTTGTTCCGAAGACTCATTTGTGTCACATTACTAGTCGAATAATTCATCAATATATTAATCAAGTTGGCAAAAATAATAAGCTGTTCAAAAGACAAATGAACAACAGCGTATTTGCATTTTTCAGGGGATCAAAGATCAgatctatataatataaaacgAGACCTAAGTTGGGAAAAAAGAAATTACCGTAAATTCCTGCTGGGACTGGACGTGAAGAAGAGAGCCAGAGAAAACACCAGCACAGCGCACAATGAAAGTTAGTAAGATCGCCATTAAGCATTTAGCAACAAATAAGATAGTCATTAGCATTTCAAACAATTGGACTATGCATGTAAAAAAGGAACAAATGTTACGTTCTTCATATCAACATGTTGCACAAGGTTTTCACAATTAGGTGATTGATTCTTAGAAATAATCATGCTAAATTTCACCATAGCAACCCATTTTGACCACAAAAAACCTACACTATTGATTGCATGCCATCTATCGTTGTAGCTAACTGCAAAACAGTTTGTTATAGTTTGCAAAAACCAGAGATTCTGAACATATCATGGAAGCATAAATGATTGACAAAAGAAAAGATGTTTGACATTTCGTTTCCAAAAATGATAGTTATTTCGTAGAAACTAGGCATGCAACTAAAATCAAACATTACAATCAATTGATTCTGTATATAAACGCTTTTCATGCTCAGCAAAGGGTAACATAAAACGAATGCCAAATTCTTACATTTACAGGAACATAATATACCAACATTGAGGCGTAAAATCACAACTTCCCGATTAAGTTTCCCCTAAATGAATTTGTAACTCTGCCATTTTGGCTAACTAAACCATGCTCAATATATAAGAACACAATGTCAACAAACACTTCATAATACACAACCAAAATCTAATCATAAACTTTAcatacaacaatatatatacacatttttcCGAATATGTTAGCACAATTCACTAAGtaatttcatcaaacagttgGCAGACAAGAAAGCAAGAACATAAAATGAAAAGGGAAACTTAACTGGTGGCACCCACAAAAGCAAGCAAGAAATAGAAGCCAAAAAGGGTAAGCTTTGGAGCAGAATTTGATCTGGTAATGAAGTACAAAAAACCTAAATATGGAAACAATGAGAATGCAAATAGTTGTGAAGCTATACTTTGTGAATCTATCGTTGGTGACCATGGGTCTATGATTGGTAATGCCTTTACAATCAAATTATCTTTTTTGTTGGATTTTTTGCTGAGGAAATGCTGTGTCAGTTTtaaattgttattgttatgaAAGACGTAGTAAGAAGATGGAGGTAATGATGATGGCGGTACTGTTatgaaataataattattattataattagtataagGGGAAACAGTTTGAAGACAGTTGAtcattttttggttttggtttaaacaagatttttcaaGCTACTTCCCTTCCTTCTTATCTGTTTTTTCCGGTTAAATGTTCAGTGTCTTACCCTTATTTTTAtttgagttaattacagaaatggTCCTTGTCGTTGATACCAACTTGCAGCTTCGtccttaaatttaataaattacagttttagctCAAAAAACTTTGTTATGTCATCACTTCAGGTGTGGGTTGATAACGTCCGTTTAAAAACCCATCATGTGTCATATACGTGATAGGTATTTCAAACGTAAGAAAATACTCATCTGCTCTTAAGATTAGAACCTGGGTTTTCCCAGACCTAAGAAGATCCTCATGGGAAGCACTGTCGGCTTGTCAATAGTTAAGGGTTAGACATGGCTCTAAAGTCCCCAAAATACAAAAACCtctaatttttatgttttgggcttaatattttaattaaactttaaactCGTAAGTTTGATATATGTGTTATATAGATTACAATCGACAACAAACCACAAACTACCACATACATCCACTACCAAGTCCACCAGTGGCGTTCGTGTCATTAAGTTACCACTCGCCTTttgtgatttatttttattgttattaacgCTAATTACATGTAGTTTGTAAATCTGATTTtgatgattaaaataaaattttatggtAGTAAGCTAGGCTCTTAATATTGATCATATtctctatactatatataaaaagagagaTTGAACGCAAATGAAAGTGTTATTTAAGTCCTCGAAATAACTTAAACCGGTACTAATGGAAAGACTGGAATACCAATAAAATTTGAGTgttgatattcgtaccataatTTTGAATGATGTCTCACAATATACTATTTTTTATAGCGGACTATACACACTAAGAGTGCATAGCTATGACAACATTAAAACTAGTGGGGTAcaaatatcatttcttttttactCAATCAGAAGCGCAACTTTCTACATCAACCAGATAGACTTCAAATATTATATGTGGTGGATATATGGACAAAGAATAATTCtacaacacatatatatacagtactAGTAGTAAATAGTAATCAGACTCAATAATGGAAGAAGCAGCGCACATTGCCATTTTCCCAAGTCCAGGAATGGGTCACCTCATTCCACTCGTTGAGTTGGCTCATCGCCTCCTCGTACACTACCGCCGCCTCTCCATCACGTTCATCATCCCCACCGCCGCTGGAGCTCCCATAAAACCCCAAAACGACATCCTTAATGCCATGCCAGAGAACATAACCTCCATCTTTCTACCCCCAGTTAGTCTAGAAGATATCCCAGATGATGCTGCCTTAGAAACCCGGATATCACTCACTTTCATCCGCTCATTACCCGCTCTGCGTACAACGTTATCCGAATTAACTGGTGAGTCGACTCGGAAAAAGCCACCCTCGGCTttacttgttgatatttttggcCCTCCTAGTTTTGATATTGCAAAGGAGTTCAATATTCCATGCTATATTTTTAGTACGGTTTCTGCTATGTCCTTGGTTTCTATTTTTCAATGCCCACTTTTAGACAAAATGTTTACATGTGAATATAGGGAATTAACTGAACCGGTTAAGTTACCCGGGTGTGTTCCGATTCAAGGGGCCGATCTGGCTGAACCGCTTCAAGATAAGAAAAATGAGGCATATATGCATGTGATGCAGTTAGCAAAAATATTTAGTATGGCAAAGGGTGTGTTGGTTAATAGTTTCTTTGACTTAGAACCGGGTGCTTTTAAGGCTTTGGGAGAAGGTCGTGAGTGGTGTAAACCGGATATCTATCCGGTCGGACCACTGATACGTGGCGGTTCTGAGGATCCGACCGGTGATCGGTTTGAATGTTTGAAGTGGTTGGATAATCATCCGGTCGGGTCGGTTTTGTTTGTATCTTTTGGAAGCGGTGGAACTCTTTCCCAAGAGCAGCTTAATGAGTTAGCATTTGGGTTAGAACAAAGTAGTCAAAGATTTCTTTGGGTAATAAAAAGTCCACATGGAAAGTCAAATGCAAGTTATTTCAATGCACAAAGTCATCTTGACCCGTTTGGGTTTTTACCCGAGGGGTTCGTGGATCGGGTTAAGGACCGAGGCTTGGTTGTGTCGACTTGGGCCCCACAAGTCGAGATATTGAGTCATAGTTCTACTGGAGGGTTTTTGACGCACTGTGGATGGAACTCTATTTTGGAGAGTGTGGTGAAAGGGGTGCCAATGATTGCGTGGCCGCTTTTTGCTGAACAAAAAATGAACGCGGTTATGTTGACCGATGGTTTGGGCGTTGCTTATAGGGTGAAAGTTGACAAAAATGGGTTGGTGGGAAGAGAAGAAATTAGCAAGAGTGTAAGAAGTTTAATAGAAGGGGAAGATGGGCATAAGATGAGGCTGAAAATGGGTGAGCTCAAAGATCAAGCTGCAGTGTCTTTGAGCCAAGATGGTTCATCGACTATGTCACTTCAACGTGTGGTTCAAAAATGGGTCGAGTAATGTTTGTTGATTTCTGAAACGTTAGTACTTTTTGTAATAAAGATCGAGTTTGATAAGCAACAAGAATCTATTTATGCACGTAAGTGATTTATTTTGTGACGTGAAATGTATGATTGTTACTTCACTTGTCGATCacttattatataattttaattacatGTTGTTGGTTGATTAACATATGAATGTAGTGTCTAGAAACGTGATATATTGCAAATATGAAAGTTACAATATCAAATCTATACATAGACCTTTTGTTATGTAAAGTATGGTAATGGAAATTAAACATATACACCAACATTGCAGCTAGTAGGATCGGAGTGTGAGGATCCGTACACCGTGAAGATACCTCGTCCATGGAATTTCATCGATCTCTTAAATGAattctatatataaattcattgaaaatgaaaaaagataaaGAGATGTAACATGTTACCTTCCTATCAAATCAAAAAAGTATATCACATGGCCATACATAGTTAAAGTCATGGACCACCTTAGACCACTAACCGAGTTATACCAACTTACCAACCTTAAGTCAATCATACATATCTTGCTATACGAACATGGTACCCACACAATGCAGCGATAATAGTGGGGAAAACGGTCtgttttattaaag includes the following:
- the LOC122581408 gene encoding uncharacterized protein LOC122581408, whose protein sequence is MINCLQTVSPYTNYNNNYYFITVPPSSLPPSSYYVFHNNNNLKLTQHFLSKKSNKKDNLIVKALPIIDPWSPTIDSQSIASQLFAFSLFPYLGFLYFITRSNSAPKLTLFGFYFLLAFVGATIPAGIYAKVHYGTSLSNVDWLHGGAESLLTLTNLFIVIGLRQALRKPNDAKDLVPDAEVPNDNTPST
- the LOC122603537 gene encoding hydroquinone glucosyltransferase-like; protein product: MEEAAHIAIFPSPGMGHLIPLVELAHRLLVHYRRLSITFIIPTAAGAPIKPQNDILNAMPENITSIFLPPVSLEDIPDDAALETRISLTFIRSLPALRTTLSELTGESTRKKPPSALLVDIFGPPSFDIAKEFNIPCYIFSTVSAMSLVSIFQCPLLDKMFTCEYRELTEPVKLPGCVPIQGADLAEPLQDKKNEAYMHVMQLAKIFSMAKGVLVNSFFDLEPGAFKALGEGREWCKPDIYPVGPLIRGGSEDPTGDRFECLKWLDNHPVGSVLFVSFGSGGTLSQEQLNELAFGLEQSSQRFLWVIKSPHGKSNASYFNAQSHLDPFGFLPEGFVDRVKDRGLVVSTWAPQVEILSHSSTGGFLTHCGWNSILESVVKGVPMIAWPLFAEQKMNAVMLTDGLGVAYRVKVDKNGLVGREEISKSVRSLIEGEDGHKMRLKMGELKDQAAVSLSQDGSSTMSLQRVVQKWVE